In Marivirga salinae, a single window of DNA contains:
- a CDS encoding PhzF family phenazine biosynthesis protein, with product MNTRIETYIVDSFTDKPFKGNPAGVCILNESILNEQMQLIAKELGVSETAFIIQIEGQKKYSIRYFSPKMEIPLCGHATLAASAVLFERGPEMEKIHFENIQGLNLIIKKYGHSIEMEFPVYDTVPQKAPTELLKALGLKEISNSVFNKETNILLLEIESSELLKNLSPDFERLKRSHHSINGVLVTSISQREGYDFESRYFWPWSGTNEDPVTGGTHTFLSKYWSTRLNKMKMNSYQCSERTGFMEVELISDTALRIKSEAQIVLKGELRL from the coding sequence ATGAATACAAGAATAGAAACATATATAGTTGACTCCTTTACCGATAAGCCTTTTAAGGGAAATCCTGCCGGTGTTTGCATTTTGAATGAATCAATATTGAATGAACAGATGCAATTAATTGCAAAAGAATTAGGTGTCTCGGAAACAGCATTTATCATCCAAATTGAAGGACAGAAGAAATACTCAATAAGATATTTTTCTCCAAAAATGGAAATTCCCCTCTGTGGACATGCAACATTAGCAGCATCTGCGGTACTATTTGAACGCGGTCCCGAGATGGAGAAAATTCATTTTGAAAATATTCAGGGTTTAAATTTAATAATTAAAAAATATGGACATTCCATCGAAATGGAATTCCCTGTTTACGATACCGTTCCGCAAAAAGCACCCACTGAACTGCTGAAAGCCCTCGGTCTTAAAGAAATATCAAATAGTGTGTTTAACAAGGAAACCAACATCCTACTGCTAGAAATTGAGAGTAGTGAACTATTAAAAAATTTATCACCCGATTTTGAAAGACTAAAACGCTCTCATCATTCGATTAACGGTGTACTAGTAACTTCTATTTCTCAAAGAGAAGGTTATGATTTTGAATCAAGATACTTTTGGCCTTGGAGCGGAACAAATGAAGACCCAGTAACTGGAGGAACTCATACATTCTTATCCAAGTATTGGAGTACAAGACTGAATAAAATGAAAATGAATTCTTATCAATGTTCTGAAAGAACTGGATTTATGGAAGTCGAACTTATTAGCGATACAGCATTAAGGATAAAAAGCGAAGCTCAAATAGTATTGAAAGGGGAATTAAGACTATGA
- a CDS encoding methylated-DNA--[protein]-cysteine S-methyltransferase, with product MEVENHFDYKRIEQAISYIRTHFKNRPNLEEVAEHVHLSPYHFQRIFKKWAGVSPKKFMQYLSTSYAKKILKQNEVSVAETAYEIGLSGTGRLHDLFINIEGMTPGEYKNGARQIAINYSFAKSPFGDILVASTTKGICHLAFFNDHTEAFEQLQLEFPNAIFKQAKDQHQDNALLIFNNDWSQIDKIKLHLKGTPFQLKVWETLIKIPSGNLSTYGKIANEIDHPNASRAVGTAISENPIAILIPCHRVIRATGDFGEYRWGKHRKSVIIGREAAQKNYLR from the coding sequence ATGGAAGTAGAAAATCATTTTGATTATAAAAGGATAGAACAGGCTATTAGCTATATTAGAACCCATTTTAAAAATCGACCTAATTTAGAAGAGGTTGCAGAGCATGTTCACTTAAGTCCTTACCATTTTCAGCGAATTTTCAAAAAGTGGGCAGGTGTCAGTCCAAAAAAGTTCATGCAGTATCTAAGTACCTCCTATGCAAAAAAAATACTAAAACAGAATGAGGTATCGGTTGCGGAGACTGCGTATGAAATTGGCCTCTCCGGTACTGGTAGATTGCATGATCTATTTATCAATATCGAAGGAATGACTCCGGGTGAATATAAAAATGGAGCTCGTCAAATAGCCATCAATTATAGTTTTGCGAAAAGCCCTTTTGGGGATATTTTAGTCGCATCAACAACAAAAGGGATCTGTCATTTGGCATTCTTCAACGATCATACAGAAGCATTTGAACAATTACAGTTAGAGTTTCCAAATGCCATATTCAAGCAAGCTAAAGATCAACATCAAGATAATGCTTTGTTAATTTTTAATAATGATTGGTCTCAAATAGATAAGATTAAACTTCACCTAAAAGGCACTCCTTTTCAGTTAAAAGTATGGGAAACACTGATTAAAATTCCGAGCGGTAATTTATCTACTTATGGTAAAATAGCGAACGAAATTGATCATCCTAATGCATCCAGAGCCGTAGGCACCGCTATTAGTGAGAATCCAATTGCCATCTTAATCCCATGTCACAGAGTGATACGTGCTACAGGAGACTTTGGTGAGTATAGATGGGGTAAACACAGAAAGTCCGTAATAATAGGCCGGGAAGCTGCACAAAAAAATTATCTGAGATGA
- a CDS encoding GNAT family N-acetyltransferase: MEIYLKTERLEIRPINLLDAGFFNELVNTKSWKKYIGERNISTVSEAEVFIQNILKDVNLNYHVFELKDSQTPVGIITFLKRETEEYPDFGFAMLPEFEGVGMAFEACMVFLEKIRSLHNYDNIIAITIPSNNSSISLLKKLGFVYTGDIKKEGNMLSYYNLK; encoded by the coding sequence ATGGAAATATACTTAAAAACGGAAAGACTAGAAATAAGACCGATCAACTTATTAGATGCAGGCTTTTTCAATGAATTGGTAAATACTAAAAGCTGGAAAAAGTACATAGGAGAACGAAATATTTCAACTGTAAGCGAGGCTGAAGTTTTCATTCAAAATATTTTGAAAGATGTTAATCTCAATTACCACGTTTTTGAATTGAAAGATTCTCAAACTCCCGTTGGTATAATTACCTTTTTAAAAAGGGAAACAGAAGAATATCCTGACTTTGGTTTTGCTATGCTACCAGAATTTGAAGGTGTAGGTATGGCCTTTGAGGCTTGTATGGTATTTCTGGAAAAAATAAGAAGTCTGCACAATTACGATAATATAATTGCAATAACTATACCTTCAAATAATTCCTCTATTAGCTTATTAAAGAAACTTGGTTTTGTCTATACAGGTGATATCAAAAAAGAAGGAAATATGCTATCGTATTATAATTTAAAGTAA
- a CDS encoding MBL fold metallo-hydrolase — protein sequence MSKRKKISLTVIVVAVLTIGTSLTTIVKNSVKPERIAYELPKSSITNKNWKTIFQNTSAIDQFKVLNTGSVKVPLDGMLNTKKLEKDHNLSDEMWVDVFVFMFHHKEKGWFMINSGLDNTFQKDGNIKGLLAKNFIIESKQQEGQNIASQLKKENKDIEGIFFTHLHGDHTAGLPELDSSLPKYVGKGDEYLDIPLLYHSNHLTNESQIIEMDWSKGISKEPFKQVIDIFGDGSFLGIHTPGHSNGHLSYLLMTEAGPKLLTGDASHTKYGFENNIEPGWIDDQKVAENSLSQLINFHKMFPNIEVIYGHQK from the coding sequence ATGAGTAAAAGAAAGAAAATTTCATTGACAGTTATAGTTGTGGCAGTACTAACGATCGGTACTAGTCTAACAACCATTGTGAAAAATTCTGTAAAACCAGAAAGAATTGCTTATGAGCTTCCAAAAAGCAGCATAACAAATAAAAATTGGAAAACAATATTTCAAAATACATCAGCAATCGATCAGTTTAAGGTGCTCAATACAGGTTCAGTTAAAGTTCCATTGGACGGTATGTTAAACACTAAAAAGCTGGAGAAAGATCACAATTTAAGTGATGAAATGTGGGTAGATGTCTTTGTGTTTATGTTTCACCATAAAGAAAAAGGTTGGTTCATGATCAATTCAGGGCTAGACAATACCTTTCAAAAAGATGGAAACATTAAAGGCTTATTAGCTAAAAATTTCATTATTGAATCAAAGCAGCAAGAAGGGCAAAATATTGCATCACAATTAAAGAAAGAAAATAAAGATATAGAAGGTATATTTTTCACCCATCTACATGGAGATCATACTGCAGGATTACCCGAATTAGATTCATCCCTACCAAAGTATGTGGGGAAAGGAGATGAATATTTAGATATTCCATTACTATACCATTCTAACCATTTAACAAATGAATCACAAATTATTGAAATGGATTGGTCAAAAGGTATAAGCAAGGAACCATTCAAACAGGTTATCGACATCTTTGGAGACGGATCATTTTTGGGTATTCATACTCCAGGTCATTCAAATGGTCACTTATCATATTTATTGATGACAGAGGCGGGCCCTAAGCTTTTAACTGGCGATGCTAGCCATACAAAATATGGATTTGAAAACAATATCGAACCTGGCTGGATAGATGATCAAAAAGTGGCTGAAAATAGCTTATCTCAGCTCATAAATTTCCATAAGATGTTTCCAAACATTGAAGTGATTTATGGCCATCAGAAGTAG
- a CDS encoding helix-turn-helix domain-containing protein, with amino-acid sequence MMNHFIIWKDIRLFYGSHARSVTQHSHPIIQFVVAVEGTFQSKDVNGNWMQHKGLLLAPNHAHECDANGIEIISVEIDPESNLGEWILSNQLKSDQIIEYPSTQISSIDTKTIVGLIKNENWAGIRQIIESSLDFKSAVETVNKEKRIQEVVNYIKANIKQEITTQQLMEVAHLSESRLLHLFKEIKGLPIRNYILWHRLQIVLKQLLDGQLLTTAAYEAGFSDQAHLSRTFTKMIGVPPSLIAKNSKFIQVSFPQ; translated from the coding sequence ATGATGAACCACTTTATTATATGGAAAGACATAAGGCTATTTTATGGTAGCCATGCTCGATCAGTCACCCAGCATAGTCATCCCATTATTCAATTTGTTGTTGCTGTCGAAGGTACATTTCAGTCAAAAGATGTAAATGGAAATTGGATGCAGCATAAAGGATTACTTTTAGCTCCTAACCATGCCCATGAATGTGATGCAAATGGAATAGAAATTATTAGTGTAGAAATTGATCCTGAATCAAATTTAGGGGAATGGATTTTAAGCAATCAATTAAAAAGCGATCAAATAATTGAATATCCCTCTACTCAAATTTCAAGTATTGATACAAAAACAATTGTAGGCTTAATAAAGAATGAAAACTGGGCAGGTATTAGACAAATCATTGAAAGTTCTTTAGATTTTAAAAGCGCTGTAGAAACAGTAAATAAAGAGAAGAGAATCCAAGAGGTTGTAAACTATATTAAAGCCAATATCAAGCAAGAAATTACCACCCAACAACTCATGGAAGTGGCTCACCTCAGTGAAAGTAGATTGCTCCATCTATTTAAAGAAATAAAAGGCTTACCAATTCGGAATTATATACTTTGGCACCGATTGCAAATAGTCTTAAAGCAATTATTGGATGGTCAATTACTTACAACGGCAGCTTATGAGGCAGGATTTAGTGATCAAGCCCATTTAAGCCGAACATTTACTAAGATGATTGGTGTCCCCCCTTCTTTAATCGCGAAGAACAGCAAATTCATTCAAGTTTCCTTTCCGCAGTGA
- a CDS encoding pyridoxal phosphate-dependent decarboxylase family protein, which yields MQFDFDKQSRKKIIEYVFDKLEDYYSSTKERTTNPELNIKDIRESLLSQELANGIHPEKAIDHIINGLEKYSVHTPHPKYFGLFNPRSNYAGIMADLITATYNPQLAGWSHAPFAVEVEDLLIREFANKFGYQTERADGVFTTGGAEANLTAILCALNHKYPALASEGMFSIDKKPIIFCSQEAHHSIQKAVKVVGLGTNLIKAIPINSHLKMDIAILQQELEKLDYSVYDPLMIIGTAGTTGTGAIDNLVELNEIAKYHNLWFHVDAAFGGGAVLSDDLKVHLKGIEDSDSITFDAHKWMSVPMGASIFLTSKNDVLNKTFEINTEYMPKDADKLKVTQPFTHSIQWSRRFMGLKLYLSLLTYGWEGYEQIINHQSDMARYLKSQLLKNAWVIRNHTDLPVVCFTKEEFEQDPKFTEQIMSNILKNRKSWLSLYPINGISTFRACITNYNTTKIEIDELVNELNMEVDSFVTEMHPKHW from the coding sequence ATGCAATTTGATTTTGATAAACAGAGCAGAAAAAAGATAATTGAATACGTCTTTGATAAGCTGGAGGATTATTACAGCTCAACCAAAGAGCGAACTACTAACCCAGAGCTAAACATTAAAGACATAAGAGAATCGCTCCTCTCACAAGAATTAGCCAATGGAATACATCCCGAAAAGGCCATTGATCATATTATTAATGGCCTTGAGAAGTATTCTGTCCATACTCCGCATCCTAAATACTTTGGCCTTTTCAATCCACGTTCCAATTACGCTGGAATTATGGCTGACTTAATAACAGCAACATATAATCCTCAATTAGCGGGTTGGAGCCATGCACCTTTTGCAGTGGAAGTAGAAGATCTATTGATTAGAGAATTTGCAAATAAATTTGGGTATCAAACCGAAAGGGCAGACGGTGTTTTTACAACTGGGGGTGCTGAGGCCAATCTTACAGCAATTTTGTGTGCTTTAAATCATAAGTATCCTGCTCTTGCTTCAGAAGGTATGTTTAGCATTGATAAAAAACCCATCATTTTCTGTTCTCAAGAAGCACATCACTCCATTCAAAAAGCTGTAAAAGTGGTAGGTTTGGGCACCAACCTTATTAAAGCAATTCCAATTAATTCTCATTTAAAAATGGATATAGCTATTTTGCAGCAAGAGCTAGAGAAGCTTGACTATTCGGTATACGATCCATTAATGATCATTGGTACTGCTGGAACTACCGGTACAGGTGCTATTGACAATCTTGTGGAACTAAATGAAATAGCGAAATATCATAATCTCTGGTTTCATGTAGATGCAGCTTTTGGGGGTGGTGCGGTATTAAGTGATGATTTAAAGGTTCATTTAAAAGGCATTGAAGACTCCGATTCAATTACTTTTGATGCACACAAATGGATGTCAGTTCCTATGGGTGCAAGCATCTTTTTAACCTCTAAAAATGATGTTTTGAATAAAACTTTCGAAATAAATACAGAATACATGCCAAAGGATGCTGATAAACTCAAAGTGACCCAGCCATTTACACATTCAATCCAGTGGTCAAGAAGATTTATGGGATTAAAGCTTTATCTATCTTTATTAACTTATGGGTGGGAGGGCTATGAGCAAATAATTAATCATCAGAGTGATATGGCACGTTATTTAAAAAGTCAATTGTTAAAAAATGCTTGGGTTATCCGAAATCATACTGATCTTCCAGTGGTATGCTTCACAAAAGAGGAGTTTGAACAAGACCCGAAATTCACTGAACAAATAATGAGCAATATCCTAAAGAATAGGAAATCTTGGTTATCGCTTTATCCCATTAATGGTATTTCTACCTTTAGGGCTTGCATTACTAATTATAATACAACGAAAATAGAAATTGATGAATTGGTGAATGAATTAAATATGGAAGTTGATTCCTTTGTAACTGAAATGCATCCTAAACATTGGTAG
- a CDS encoding alpha/beta hydrolase, with amino-acid sequence MKTQKMKHIPLVIILIVNGFITAAQSLPKKISETEFTIGKSINIQSKILDETRKLNIYLPSSYSPDSSKNYPVIYLLDGSKDEDFIHIAGIVQFGSFPWINIIPESIVVGIGNVDRKRDFTYPSKNELDQKEFPTSGKSENFISFLEKELQPFIEAKFKTDSSKTIIGQSLGGLFATQILFEKPELFDNYIIVSPSLWWDDEKLLDEQAKVNHLNKSIYIAVGKEGEVMERTAKELFHKLNQQKTEHTELFFEFLEDKSHGDALHIAVYHAFEKIFKPLEE; translated from the coding sequence ATGAAAACCCAAAAAATGAAACATATACCATTAGTAATCATATTAATTGTGAACGGCTTTATTACCGCTGCGCAATCCTTGCCAAAAAAAATTAGTGAAACCGAATTCACTATTGGAAAGTCTATAAATATTCAATCCAAAATTCTAGACGAAACAAGAAAGTTAAATATCTATCTACCCTCAAGCTATTCGCCTGACAGCTCAAAAAACTATCCAGTAATTTATCTTCTAGATGGTTCAAAAGATGAAGACTTTATACATATAGCGGGCATTGTTCAGTTTGGTTCATTCCCATGGATCAATATAATTCCGGAATCCATTGTGGTTGGAATTGGAAATGTAGATCGTAAAAGAGATTTTACTTATCCTTCTAAAAATGAACTTGACCAAAAAGAATTTCCTACATCGGGGAAGTCTGAAAACTTCATTAGCTTCTTAGAAAAAGAATTGCAACCATTTATTGAAGCTAAATTTAAAACAGACTCATCTAAAACTATTATTGGCCAATCTTTAGGAGGGCTGTTCGCAACGCAAATACTATTCGAAAAGCCGGAATTATTTGATAACTATATCATTGTAAGTCCAAGTTTGTGGTGGGATGATGAAAAGCTATTGGATGAACAAGCAAAGGTTAATCACTTAAATAAGTCTATTTACATAGCAGTAGGAAAAGAGGGAGAAGTTATGGAGCGAACAGCTAAAGAGTTGTTTCATAAGTTAAATCAACAAAAAACAGAGCATACGGAATTGTTCTTTGAATTTTTAGAAGATAAATCTCATGGAGATGCACTACATATAGCTGTTTACCACGCATTTGAGAAAATTTTTAAACCGCTCGAAGAATAA
- a CDS encoding VOC family protein: protein MKTTLLLIAFNLVLFTKTNGQIISNNSLGIDHIFIWCKDHSKVKQLFESNGFVTHQGKPHKGQGTAGSYILVGNMYIELISVENQQEFNENNIQHNLKSMSLKPDWKTNKASPFGIGLHLLSKDTSQQEFESFIYQQDWMEDSTYYMMSKSIYTHFLEPAIFIVPNHKKFKPERFTHLLNHPNGIKEATSIMIKSRNTNDRSEAMTTLNNFDAFHFKMGKEELMTITFDNFKTGTTVDFRPEMPLIIKY from the coding sequence ATGAAAACCACTCTTCTACTAATTGCATTTAATTTGGTGCTGTTTACCAAAACAAATGGGCAAATCATTTCCAATAATAGCCTTGGAATTGACCATATCTTTATATGGTGTAAGGATCATTCAAAAGTAAAGCAACTTTTTGAATCAAATGGTTTTGTGACGCATCAAGGGAAACCTCACAAAGGTCAGGGTACAGCAGGCAGTTATATCCTAGTGGGTAATATGTATATCGAACTAATCAGCGTTGAAAATCAACAAGAGTTTAATGAGAATAATATTCAGCACAATCTAAAAAGCATGTCTTTAAAACCCGACTGGAAAACTAATAAGGCTTCTCCTTTTGGCATAGGTTTACATCTCTTGAGCAAGGATACTTCACAGCAAGAATTTGAAAGTTTTATTTACCAACAAGATTGGATGGAAGACAGTACTTATTACATGATGTCAAAATCAATCTACACTCATTTTCTGGAACCAGCTATTTTCATTGTCCCCAACCATAAGAAATTTAAGCCAGAACGTTTTACACATCTTTTGAATCATCCAAACGGTATAAAGGAGGCCACATCTATTATGATCAAAAGCCGAAATACAAACGATCGGTCGGAAGCCATGACAACTCTTAACAACTTCGATGCATTTCATTTTAAAATGGGCAAAGAAGAATTGATGACTATAACCTTCGATAATTTTAAAACAGGAACAACAGTAGATTTCAGGCCAGAAATGCCCTTAATAATAAAGTACTGA
- a CDS encoding GNAT family N-acetyltransferase produces MIDLEKHYVLENPRVRLKPLMLLDVHNLSDIVTKEQGLWKYTLHDVSSKENLLSYIEEAIVNRQKGIAYPFSVFDKKLQKYAGCTRIYEIDALHKTCSIGFTWYGKKFQGTGLNKNCKYLLFEFAFEELLMERIQFRVDKQNIRSINAIKSVGCQEEGILRSNLYKPNGERRDSMILSMLKSEWRMTAKTRLEEKLCT; encoded by the coding sequence ATGATTGATTTAGAAAAGCATTACGTCCTAGAGAATCCAAGGGTGAGATTAAAACCTTTGATGCTGTTAGATGTCCATAATCTATCGGATATCGTGACTAAGGAACAGGGGCTATGGAAATACACGCTTCATGATGTCTCATCTAAAGAGAACCTCCTCAGTTATATTGAAGAGGCAATAGTGAATAGGCAAAAGGGGATAGCTTATCCGTTTAGTGTTTTTGATAAAAAGCTGCAGAAGTATGCAGGATGTACTAGAATATATGAAATAGATGCTTTGCACAAGACCTGTTCAATCGGATTTACTTGGTATGGTAAAAAATTTCAAGGCACTGGACTCAATAAAAATTGTAAGTATTTATTATTTGAATTTGCTTTTGAAGAACTCTTGATGGAAAGGATCCAATTTCGAGTGGATAAGCAAAACATTAGAAGTATAAATGCAATAAAAAGTGTCGGTTGCCAAGAAGAGGGCATATTAAGAAGCAATTTGTACAAGCCCAATGGTGAAAGAAGAGATAGTATGATTTTAAGTATGCTAAAAAGCGAATGGAGGATGACTGCTAAAACAAGATTGGAAGAAAAATTATGTACTTAA
- a CDS encoding dipeptidase, with product MKKPVIDLHCDLLYYLLNPNSNLHDRDLGCAIPYLLEGNVKLQIMAIFALTTKGSHHLGIKQAELFYGLNINNSQLNSIKNRIIPEVDEIERIGMLASIENASAFCDEDLSLKEGLQNLEEIKGLVGNITYIGLTHHAENRFGGGNYTSIGLKEDGKTLIDYLDNKKIAIDLSHTSDALAYDIINYISKQNFDIPIIASHSNYRHVFDHPRNLPDELAQEIIDQKGLIGLNFLRAFVNNSNPNALFDHLEHAINIGAQDNICFGADYFYHKDHPDKSRIPFFYKEHENASCYPHVLEVIDSKFGSQITDKIANKNVIRFLHNLWE from the coding sequence ATGAAGAAACCTGTCATAGATCTACATTGTGACTTATTATATTATTTACTAAATCCAAATTCAAATCTTCATGATAGGGATTTGGGATGCGCAATACCATACTTGCTGGAAGGAAATGTTAAGCTCCAGATAATGGCAATTTTTGCTCTCACTACAAAAGGAAGTCATCATCTTGGGATCAAGCAAGCTGAACTATTTTATGGTTTAAATATTAATAATAGTCAACTGAATTCGATTAAAAATCGAATTATTCCTGAAGTAGATGAGATTGAAAGAATTGGAATGTTGGCTTCTATTGAGAATGCTTCTGCCTTTTGCGATGAAGATTTATCGCTAAAAGAGGGTTTACAAAACTTAGAGGAAATAAAAGGCTTAGTAGGAAATATCACATATATTGGATTAACCCACCATGCCGAAAATAGATTTGGTGGTGGGAATTATACTTCAATTGGCTTAAAAGAAGATGGGAAAACATTAATAGATTATTTAGATAATAAAAAAATTGCTATTGATCTTTCCCATACGAGTGATGCTTTAGCCTACGATATCATCAACTACATTTCTAAACAGAATTTTGATATTCCGATCATAGCCAGTCATTCAAATTATCGACATGTCTTCGATCATCCACGCAATCTACCTGATGAGTTAGCGCAAGAAATTATTGATCAAAAAGGACTAATAGGACTTAATTTTTTGAGAGCTTTTGTGAATAATAGTAATCCAAATGCTCTTTTTGACCATCTTGAACATGCAATCAATATTGGAGCTCAAGATAATATCTGTTTTGGTGCAGATTATTTTTACCACAAAGATCATCCAGATAAGTCAAGAATACCTTTTTTCTATAAAGAACATGAAAATGCTAGTTGCTATCCACATGTCCTTGAGGTAATTGATTCTAAATTCGGCTCTCAAATTACAGATAAGATTGCTAACAAGAATGTAATTAGATTTCTTCATAATCTATGGGAATGA
- a CDS encoding VOC family protein: MKIDHIFIFSSNSGEEANELVQFGLSEGSSRIHPGQGTKNRKFYFGNFFLEILWVVNEEEIQSELTRRTKLWERSQFRRNGNSPFGLCLVNSELTDELFQKSEIYQPDFLPKGMSIDILTNEEYPSLPWTFRLPFRGEGKEHNEPIEHQNGIKNLSGVEFEILTEKGGIEFKNYIRKSPIKLKKGNRTHLTLEFDNLSQNKSKEFESLNLTIKY, translated from the coding sequence ATGAAAATAGACCACATATTTATTTTCTCTAGTAACAGTGGAGAAGAAGCGAATGAGTTGGTTCAATTTGGTTTATCCGAAGGGAGTAGTCGGATTCATCCAGGTCAGGGTACAAAAAACCGGAAATTTTACTTTGGCAATTTTTTCCTTGAAATCTTATGGGTGGTGAACGAGGAGGAAATTCAAAGCGAATTAACCAGAAGGACAAAACTTTGGGAACGTTCTCAATTTCGGAGAAACGGAAATTCACCTTTTGGTCTGTGTTTGGTAAATTCAGAATTAACGGATGAACTATTCCAGAAAAGCGAAATTTACCAACCTGATTTTTTACCAAAAGGTATGTCGATAGATATACTAACAAATGAAGAATATCCTAGTTTACCCTGGACTTTCAGGCTTCCATTTCGAGGAGAAGGAAAAGAGCATAACGAACCGATTGAACATCAAAATGGCATAAAAAATCTTTCAGGAGTGGAATTTGAAATTCTAACGGAAAAAGGTGGAATCGAATTTAAGAACTATATTCGGAAGAGTCCTATTAAATTGAAAAAGGGAAATAGAACCCATCTAACACTTGAATTTGACAATTTAAGTCAGAATAAATCAAAAGAATTTGAAAGCTTGAATTTGACAATAAAATATTAA
- a CDS encoding RNA polymerase sigma factor — protein sequence MNENEFLTHINENTGLIKRLINMYIDTSDEREDMFQEILMRCWISKDRFRGESKFSTWLYRLSLNSILTSLKKKSRLTTSPLDKEVEYIPGDKNNEESEIRSRLYLAIKKLDDIDKTIITMHLDAFTNPEIADFMGISVNHCNVKLFRIKNKLETILKDN from the coding sequence ATGAATGAAAATGAATTCTTAACACATATCAATGAAAATACGGGCCTGATCAAAAGATTGATCAATATGTATATAGATACTTCAGATGAAAGGGAAGATATGTTTCAAGAGATCTTAATGCGTTGCTGGATATCCAAAGACCGATTTAGGGGTGAATCCAAATTCAGTACTTGGTTATACAGGCTTAGTTTGAATTCAATACTTACCAGCCTCAAAAAAAAGAGCAGACTCACTACTTCTCCATTAGATAAAGAAGTAGAATATATACCTGGAGATAAAAATAATGAAGAAAGCGAAATAAGAAGCAGACTTTACTTGGCGATAAAAAAGCTGGACGACATTGATAAAACAATCATTACCATGCACCTCGATGCATTTACCAATCCAGAAATTGCAGATTTTATGGGAATAAGTGTAAACCACTGTAATGTGAAACTATTTCGTATCAAAAATAAATTAGAAACAATACTTAAAGATAATTGA
- a CDS encoding alpha/beta fold hydrolase — translation MSLKLAITIILFCIFHFPSLAQSKLQIQNIGDLITTANDTIKDCKIGYRTFGKLNNDKSNVVFMPTWHLGTSEDNLDYLRSIIDTDGKYLIVADALGNGISSSPSNYMSFPNIGIRDMVKSQHELLVNHLKIDHVELLIGVSMGGMQAFEWMVAYPDFMNKLIAINGTTKASFYDKVLWNTTVTLIEDAGKDKETLDDAMNRISDIGLLVGTSPTQVFEAYENEDFQEVISARYSRPNNPFNKLFQSRAILKHNIYKDREISPENIVDIVKSEIFIITAELDHLVNPIYSRELSKILECDYFELKGYCGHIAAFCDVHLVKQAVSDFLRK, via the coding sequence ATGAGCCTTAAATTAGCCATCACAATAATTCTATTTTGCATTTTCCATTTTCCTAGTCTCGCACAATCAAAATTACAGATTCAAAATATTGGTGATTTAATAACAACTGCGAACGATACAATTAAAGATTGTAAAATTGGATATAGAACTTTCGGTAAATTAAATAACGATAAGAGCAATGTCGTCTTTATGCCTACCTGGCATTTAGGAACCAGTGAGGACAATTTAGACTACTTAAGAAGTATTATAGATACAGATGGAAAATACCTAATTGTTGCAGACGCATTAGGAAATGGCATTTCTTCATCTCCATCTAACTATATGAGCTTTCCAAATATAGGTATTCGAGATATGGTAAAATCTCAGCATGAACTTTTAGTGAATCATTTGAAGATTGACCATGTAGAATTATTAATTGGAGTTTCAATGGGCGGAATGCAAGCATTTGAATGGATGGTAGCATATCCAGACTTTATGAATAAATTAATTGCAATCAATGGAACGACAAAAGCATCATTTTACGACAAAGTTTTATGGAACACAACAGTGACTTTGATTGAAGACGCTGGTAAGGACAAGGAGACTTTGGATGATGCAATGAACAGAATAAGTGACATCGGATTGCTTGTAGGCACTTCACCAACGCAAGTTTTTGAAGCTTACGAAAATGAAGATTTTCAAGAAGTCATTTCAGCTAGATACAGTCGGCCTAACAACCCGTTTAATAAATTATTCCAATCTAGAGCTATACTTAAGCATAATATCTACAAGGATAGGGAAATAAGTCCAGAAAATATAGTAGACATTGTCAAATCCGAAATCTTTATTATTACAGCGGAACTGGACCACCTAGTAAATCCTATTTATTCTAGAGAATTATCAAAAATATTGGAATGTGATTATTTCGAGTTGAAAGGATACTGTGGCCACATTGCTGCATTTTGTGATGTCCACTTAGTAAAACAAGCTGTTTCTGACTTTTTAAGAAAATAA